In the Colletotrichum higginsianum IMI 349063 chromosome 7 map unlocalized unitig_7, whole genome shotgun sequence genome, one interval contains:
- a CDS encoding Short-chain dehydrogenase has product MGACSKEKRKKALRELQARGRKGTLSLVIFDVSDDDSIGAAAAKIQADFGRLDVLVNNAGIATTVLITRDSLRTAFDTNVFGAMLLTNAMTPLLHASKSPKIINVSLELGSITLKLDPANPFYKMPGEIHRLSKAALNMLEACQHVALEEVGGTVWAFCPGYVITDLTGDRENWKSQGAESSETSAQGILEIVQGKRDGNVGKFVTK; this is encoded by the coding sequence ATGGGGGCTTGCAGCAAAGAAAAGCGCAAGAAGGCGCTCAGAGAGCTCCAAGCCCGTGGACGGAAAGGCACACTCAGCCTTGTCATCTTTGATGTCTCCGACGACGATTCCATTGGAGCTGCAGCAGCAAAGATTCAGGCGGATTTCGGTCGCCTGGACGTCCTGGTGAACAACGCTGGAATCGCTACTACGGTTCTCATCACCCGGGACTCTCTCCGCACAGCTTTTGACACAAATGTCTTTGGTGCTATGCTTTTGACCAACGCCATGACGCCGCTCCTTCACGCGTCGAAGTCGCCAAAGATCATCAATGTCAGCTTAGAGCTAGGTTCCATCACCTTGAAACTCGACCCCGCGAACCCTTTTTACAAGATGCCTGGCGAGATACATCGATTGTCCAAGGCAGCTCTTAACATGCTGGAAGCCTGCCAACACGTTGCGCTCGAGGAGGTTGGCGGTACAGTCTGGGCTTTCTGCCCTGGATATGTGATTACCGATCTGACAGGTGACAGGGAGAACTGGAAAAGCCAAGGCGCCGAGAGCTCGGAGACGAGTGCGCAAGGGATTCTCGAAATTGTGCAAGGAAAGCGCGATGGCAATGTTGGCAAGTTTGTAACCAAATAG
- a CDS encoding Pfs domain-containing protein, protein MTSLQRLPGPQMYTIGWITALDKELTAAQAVLDEEHQKPENFRKHPKDTNSYVWGRIGDHNVVIASLAAGKYGTVSAATTAWSMISSLPHLRFGLMVGIGAGIPKLADNTDIRLGDVVVSQPTGTSPGVVQYDVGKLENDGQFRRVGSLAPPPEVLLKGLAALKAKRRLKGPQIRSILDDMLQRHPLLAEAEPDDAAYVYQGAHNDRLFEASSIHVQRPNRQTTVPSTRAVPHDISKLYFQLALAWICSFFWLVYDSVGKLAGTNVAKTSQPSDGTGCPEFSQTRACAHCDPWKEIGRPERRSTDPVVHYGVIASGTSVIKDGISRDEIAQRLGDKCICFEMEAAGLMDNFPCLVIRGICNYADTHKNDRWQNYSAATAAAFAKELLQVIDSEDVESASRIDEIMEKLCEDMSQIHSTTNHMQQSLHLREVMKWLAPPDPSANNNKALQQRHEGTGQWFLESDEYLKWKTTPKSSLWLHGVPGCGKTILSSTVIKDLSNTKSYSQRLLYFYFDFTDTSKQSLEKAIRSLIAQLYRKSHDVQTHLDSLYSSCKSGSQQPSIDLLSSTFEGMAQQIGEVWIVLDALDECQARTGLRNEGLLHWIESVLNSSQVNAHLLVTSRPEHDIKSALERYVDDQIILQSDLVTEDIRAYVHGTVRQHEGFKRWRTREGIHNEIESHLIEKANGMFRWVSCQLDALEKCPDPLSLRQTLRSLPRTLDETYARVLSRIPPEFEQNAKRLLQFLAYSERPLRIEEAVDVITVAIENKPRFDAKNRMPQPDEIAIYCSSLVAVVTRSGSDGGSEGRELQLAHFSVKEYLTSDRLEQNISEAFREPLARADITEVCLAYLLELDHSISLLEVRESYPFAQYAARYWMNHATQADTSRVVRLIREFCLHKESHKTCHRLYNPDRPWEVEPKVPQKERPPLLYCVALGGILCAIEEILKSGADVNAQGGTYGNALQAASYKGDRDVIQMLLNKGADVNAQGGIYGNALQAASYKGDREVIQMLLNKGADVNAQGGIYGNALQAASYKGDREVIQMLLNKGADVTADEAGWTPLILASDNGHLKVVKLLLDRGADITVADEGGRTPLNAASSNGHLEIVKLLLDEGADITVATKDGPIPLVSASCNGHLEVVKLLLDRGADITVANEGGWTPLIAASDSGHLEVVKLLLNKGADVYSIDNDGRTAIFHAAMQGHHKTVLILLSKKALVNSKDCYNAGPLIVASIKGHGDTVELLAAEYGHRSIAKMLLDARNVDVNLQDKHNRSPLSWATEYGHESVVKMLLDTGKIEVDSKDAKYNQTPLS, encoded by the exons ATGACATCCTTACAGCGACTTCCAGGCCCTCAGATGTACACCATCGGGTGGATCACCGCTCTTGACAAGGAGCTCACCGCAGCACAGGCTGTGCTCGACGAAGAGCACCAGAAGCCAGAAAACTTCAGAAAGCACCCGAAAGACACAAACAGCTATGTCTGGGGTCGGATTGGAGACCACAATGTGGTCATCGCCTCGCTAGCCGCCGGAAAGTACGGCACTGTGTCCGCAGCGACGACCGCGTGGAGCATGATCAGCTCTCTTCCGCATCTTCGGTTCGGCCTCAtggtcggcatcggcgccggcattCCCAAGCTGGCAGACAACACCGATATCCGTCTCGGCGATGTTGTCGTCAGCCAGCCGACCGGTACAAGCCCGGGAGTTGTACAGTACGATGTAGGGAAGCTGGAAAACGACGGCCAGTTCAGACGTGTCGGTTCTCTCGCCCCTCCGCCCGAGGTCCTTCTCAAAGGATTAGCAGCACTGAAGGCCAAAAGAAGACTCAAAGGACCCCAGATACGCAGCATTTTGGACGATATGCTCCAGCGACACCCGCTCTTAGCAGAGGCAGAACCTGATGACGCTGCGTACGTTTACCAAGGGGCACACAACGACCGGCTATTTGAAGCATCCTCGATACACGTCCAGCGCCCAAATCGACAAACCACAGTGCCTTCGACAAGAGCCGTTCCGCATGATATCAGTAAGCTCTATTTTCAGTTAGCGCTGGCCTGGATTTGCTCGTTCTTCTGGCTTGTCTATGACTCTGTGGGAAAGCTTGCCGGTACGAATGTTGCCAAGACGAGCCAGCCATCCGACGGTACAGGTTGTCCAGAGTTCAGCCAGACAAGAGCTTGTGCGCATTGCGATCCTTGGAAAGAAATAGGGCGACCAGAGCGCCGGTCTACGGATCCGGTAGTTCACTACGGCGTCATTGCTTCCGGCACCTCCGTCATAAAGGACGGCATTTCCCGGGACGAAATCGCACAGCGACTTGGAGACAAGTGCATCTGCTTCGAGATGGAGGCGGCTGGTCTGATGGACAACTTCCCTTGCCTCGTAATCAGAGGGATCTGCAACTATGCGGACACTCATAAGAACGATCGTTGGCAGAACTACTCTGCAGCAACAGCCGCCGCATTTGCAAAGGAATTGCTGCAAGTTATCGACAGCGAGGATGTAGAGAGCGCCTCGAGAATCGATGAGATCATGGAAAAGC TGTGTGAAGATATGTCTCAAATCCACTCAACCACGAACCACATGCAACAAAGCCTCCATCTCCGGGAAGTCATGAAGTGGCTCGCTCCACCGGATCCATCAGCAAATAACAACAAGGCCTTGCAGCAGCGTCATGAAGGCACAGGTCAGTGGTTCCTCGAAAGCGATGAATACTTGAAGTGGAAAACAACGCCGAAGTCCTCTTTATGGCTCCACGGCGTTCCGGGCTGCGGAAAAACAATCCTAAGTTCGACTGTTATCAAGGACCTTAGCAACACCAAATCTTATTCTCAGCGTCTCCTCTACTTTTACTTCGACTTTACCGACACTAGCAAGCAATCTCTCGAGAAAGCGATTCGGTCGCTGATTGCTCAGCTTTACCGCAAAAGTCACGACGTCCAGACGCACCTGGACTCACTTTACTCCTCTTGCAAAAGTGGTTCACAACAGCCTAGTATTGACTTGCTGAGCTCGACCTTCGAAGGCATGGCTCAGCAGATCGGCGAAGTATGGATCGTCCTGGATGCACTCGATGAATGCCAGGCGAGAACAGGCCTGAGAAACGAAGGATTGTTACACTGGATTGAGAGTGTTCTAAACTCATCGCAAGTAAATGCGCACCTTCTTGTCACGAGTCGCCCTGAACATGATATTAAATCAGCTTTGGAAAGATATGTCGATGATCAGATCATTCTCCAGAGCGACCTTGTCACGGAAGACATACGTGCGTATGTCCATGGAACAGTGAGACAACACGAAGGATTTAAGAGGTGGCGAACGCGGGAAGGAATTCATAATGAGATCGAAAGCCACCTGATAGAGAAAGCTAACGGAAT GTTTCGCTGGGTTTCGTGCCaactcgacgccctcgaaAAATGCCCCGATCCCCTCAGTCTTCGACAGACGCTGCGATCATTACCAAGGACACTAGATGAGACTTACGCGCGAGTTCTAAGCAGAATTCCGCCTGAATTCGAACAGAATGCCAAACGACTACTACAATTTCTTGCTTATTCCGAACGACCGCTTCGAATTGAAGAAGCTGTTGACGTCATTACCGTGGCCATCGAAAACAAGCCCAGGTTTGACGCAAAGAACAGAATGCCACAACCAGACGAAATAGCTATCTACTGTTCAAGCTTAGTGGCTGTTGTCACTCGAAGCGGTAGCGACGGAGGTAGTGAGGGCAGAGAGCTACAGCTTGCGCATTTCTCAGTGAAGGAATACCTAACGTCCGACCGACTAGAGCAAAACATATCTGAAGCCTTCAGAGAGCCACTAGCCAGGGCTGATATTACAGAAGTCTGTCTTGCGTACCTGTTGGAGCTAGACCACAGCATTTCGCTGCTGGAAGTCAGAGAGTCATACCCATTCGCGCAGTATGCTGCACGGTACTGGATGAACCACGCTACCCAAGCCGATACCAGCAGAGTCGTTCGGCTCATTAGAGAGTTTTGCCTCCATAAAGAATCTCACAAAACGTGTCACAGACTCTATAACCCAGATCGTCCATGGGAAGTAGAACCAAAGGTTCCTCAGAAAGAAAGGCCTCCTCTCTTGTACTGTGTAGCACTTGGAGGGATCCTGTGCGCAATAGAGGAGATATTGAAAAGCGGAGCAGACGTCAACGCCCAAGGTGGTACTTACGGCAATGCTCTTCAAGCCGCTTCATATAAAGGGGACAGGGATGTCATCCAGATGCTCCTCAACAAGGGAGCAGACGTCAACGCCCAGGGTGGTATTTACGGCAATGCTCTTCAAGCTGCTTCATATAAAGGGGACAGGGAGGTCATCCAGATGCTCCTCAACAAGGGAGCAGACGTCAACGCCCAGGGTGGTATTTACGGCAATGCTCTTCAAGCTGCTTCATATAAAGGGGACAGGGAGGTCATCCAGATGCTCCTCAACAAGGGAGCAGACGTCACTGCCGATGAGGCTGGGTGGACACCACTCATTCTGGCATCAGACAACGGCCATCTTAAGGTGGTCAAGCTGCTTCTTGACAGGGGAGCTGACATCACGGTTGCTGATGAGGGCGGGCGGACACCACTCAATGCAGCCTCAAGCAATGGTCACTTGGAGATAGTTAAGCTGCTTCTCGATGAGGGAGCTGACATCACGGTCGCCACCAAGGACGGACCCATACCGCTTGTTTCAGCCTCATGTAACGGCCATCTCGAGGTGGTCAAGCTGCTTCTTGACAGGGGGGCTGACATCACAGTTGCTAATGAGGGCGGGTGGACACCACTCATTGCAGCATCAGACTCCGGCCATCTTGAGGTGGTTAAGCTGCTTCTCAACAAGGGAGCAGACGTCTATAGTATAGACAACGATGGTCGCACAGCTATTTTCCACGCAGCGATGCAAGGACATCACAAAACTGTGCTGATTTTGCTCTCCAAGAAGGCACTGGTGAACTCTAAAGACTGTTACAACGCAGGACCACTGATTGTAGCCTCAATAAAAGGACACGGAGACACAGTAGAGCTTTTGGCTGCAGAATATGGGCACAGAAGCATTGCCAAGATGCTCCTCGACGCAAGGAACGTCGACGTCAACTTACAAGACAAACACAACCGATCGCCACTCTCGTGGGCTACAGAGTATGGACACGAAAGCGTCGTCAAGATGCTCCTCGATACAGGGAAGATTGAAGTTGACTCAAAAGACGCAAAGTATAACCAGACGCCGTTATCGTAG
- a CDS encoding ATPase: MSHQFHVAGASHALLDPWSNGLGIMKDVLTRWSELDITQIGSLIAIAGTLPAAWRLLQHAWREASACVARFFLASVTIPGGDPVNRSVVKWVLANRPRHYRSFTGRTEVGRATSDRAAALKKTRHAVQYCPHWTSRWLWFAGGFLVVTRAVGDFGSALSDPSYDGIGGEDLTISCLGWSAEPVRSFIETCREYADRQTQYFVLIYSRDRYGMSWKPKARKPLRHLDTVHFDHAVKRELLADIRNYLDPTTQMRYQSRSMPYRRGYLFYGPPGTGKSSLSVAIAGEFGLDLYEVKVPSVATDADLEQMFQEIPPRCVVLLEDIDAVWVERSTTSSSSSSSNNHYHERNGNGRAHSPEGSNVPNCTLSGLLNVLDGVGSQEGRIVIMTTNRPEQLDGALVRPGRVDMKVLLGNISRRSAEDMFVRMFSPDLGCTAHLDMDEIRRLAARFSSQIPEDAFTPSQLQGFFQVHLESPYDAVESVGVWVERELARTQYKGFELVAANGTA, encoded by the coding sequence ATGTCACACCAGTtccacgtcgccggcgcgaGCCACGCCCTGCTCGACCCGTGGTCTAACGGCCTCGGGATCATGAAGGACGTTCTCACCCGCTGGTCCGAGCTCGACATCACCCAGATCGGCTCCCTCATCGCCATTGCCGGCACCCTCCCCGCCGCCTGGCGCCTCCTGCAGCACGCCTGGCGCGAGGCCTCTGCCTGCGTCGCCCGCTTCTTCCTGGCCTCCGTGAccatccccggcggcgacccCGTCAACCGGAGCGTCGTGAAATGGGTCCTCGCCAACAGGCCCCGGCACTACCGCTCCTTCACCGGCCGCACCGAGGTCGGACGCGCCACCTCGgaccgcgccgccgctctcAAAAAGACCCGCCACGCCGTCCAGTACTGCCCGCACTGGACCTCGCGGTGGCTCTGGTTCGCCGGCGgtttcctcgtcgtcacccgCGCCGTCGGGGACTTTGGCTCCGCCCTCTCGGATCCCAGCTacgacggcatcggcggcgaggacctgACCATCAGCTGCCTCGGCTGGTCAGCGGAACCCGTGCGGTCCTTCATCGAGACCTGCCGCGAGTACGCCGACCGGCAGACGCAGTACTTCGTCCTCATCTACTCGCGCGACCGCTACGGCATGTCGTGGAAGCCCAAGGCCCGCAAGCCCCTCCGCCACCTCGACACCGTCCACTTCGACCACGCCGTCAAGCGGGAGCTGCTGGCCGACATCCGCAACTACCTCGACCCCACGACCCAGATGCGCTACCAGAGCCGCAGCATGCCGTACCGCAGGGGTTACCTCTTCTACGGCCCGCCCGGCACCGGCAAGTCGTCCCTGTCCGtggccatcgccggcgagTTCGGCCTAGATCTGTACGAGGTCAAGGTCCCCAGCGTtgccaccgacgccgacctcgagcagATGTTCCAGGAGATCCCGCCGCGCTGCGTCGTCCTACTCGAGGATATTGACGCCGTCTGGGTCGAGCGCTCcaccacctcgtcgtcctcgtcgtcgtccaacAACCACTACCACGAAAggaacggcaacggcagggCGCACTCGCCCGAGGGCAGTAACGTGCCCAACTGCACCCTCTCCGGCCTGCTcaacgtcctcgacggcgtcggctcCCAGGAGGGCCGCATCGTCATCATGACCACCAACCGCcccgagcagctcgacggcgccctcgtccgcccGGGCCGCGTCGACATGaaggtcctcctcggcaacaTCAGCCGGCGGTCGGCCGAGGACATGTTTGTGCGCATGTTCTCGCCCGATCTCGGGTGCACGGCGCAcctcgacatggacgagatCCGGCGGCTCGCGGCGCGCTTCTCGAGCCAGATCCCCGAGGACGCCTTCACGCCCTCGCAGCTGCAGGGTTTCTTCCAGGTGCACCTCGAGAGCCCGTACGACGCGGTGGAGTCCGTCGGCGTCTGGGTCGAGAGGGAGCTGGCGAGGACCCAGTACAAGGGGTTCGAGTTAGTCGCTGCCAACGGAACGGCCTAA
- a CDS encoding EC7 protein — MVALRLFLVFLPLAAAVPSSYALEPQDLTLHRLVRRHCEKPNNCGAAVQGTECNFCCAKDVKPSSVHCKAEAGKACQADGKEGVTFNCDAD; from the coding sequence ATGGTCGCCctccgcctcttcctcgtcttcctcccgcTCGCGGCCGCCGTGCCGTCCTCGTACGCCCTCGAGCCCCAGGACCTCACGCTGCACCGGCTCGTGCGCCGCCACTGCGAGAAGCCCAACAActgcggcgccgccgtgcaGGGCACCGAGTGCAACTTCTGCTGCGCCAAGGACGTGAAGCCCAGTAGCGTGCACTGcaaggcggaggcgggcAAGGCCTGCCAGGCCGATGGGAAGGAGGGCGTGACGTTCAACTGTGACGCTGATTGA
- a CDS encoding F-box domain-containing protein: MVESKTPPEKPPPRNRHNSFSSLPPELRLTIVDLLVASADSARHEKAALASVCSEWRAVVEKSTFQSLLLLEGDGHQDVRAFHRIVHGQRRRLVKNLALHIMLGFYGCEGCYREESGEEVDANNWRFTRAVRSLWSCLSRWPVAGDAAMTLEIKCGALSDKQHFFRDAKDGGRHLLYDQSLQGRRFSLWGARKRLLGTLLDFVQDCGAPPLLPTVRVVRRLRVNKSLYRSLSAAALRVLFESLVDLTVVCYQPWRGVDVQGQRARDDANTALFRTLGPSACGVHLWEAQSPELHGDKYRPKPPNAKLVDAVVEASYRLRDVTIYHAIDGADFFRLASARPTHPMPAWPNLRFLVLSCRHLALSSAQSEAYDLLLTAARAAMRMPRLGCMELWWGEVNGGYIFRYRVDQDATTVTVVATSEAAPHPDVLKAWRRVAYENTRHQLQRRAVVLKADAMVSSTAICRFLWLFLWLRELLQGDAREP; encoded by the coding sequence ATGGTGGAATCGAAGACACCTCCAGAAAAGCCTCCCCCAAGGAACAGACACAATTCATTCTCAAGCTTGCCCCCTGAACTCCGGTTAACAatcgtcgacctcctcgtcgcctcaGCCGACAGCGCCAGACACGAAAAGGCCGCGCTGGCCAGCGTCTGCAGCGAATGGcgagccgtcgtcgagaagagCACGTTCCAATCCCTGCTCCTCCTGGAGGGAGACGGACACCAAGACGTGAGGGCGTTCCACCGGATCGTCCATGGGCAGCGCAGACGGCTCGTCAAAAACCTCGCGCTGCACATCATGCTGGGGTTCTACGGATGCGAGGGCTGCTACCGGGAGGAGTcgggcgaggaggtggaCGCGAACAACTGGCGCTTCACCCGTGCCGTGCGGAGCCTGTGGTCTTGTCTCTCGCGGTGGCcggtcgccggcgacgcggcaATGACGCTGGAGATCAAGTGCGGCGCGCTCAGCGACAAGCAGCACTTCTTCCGGGACGCCAAAGACGGCGGGCGTCATCTGCTGTACGACCAAAGCTTGCAAGGGCGACGCTTCTCCCTCTGGGGGGCGAGGAAACGCCTGTTGGGGACCCTCCTGGACTTTGTCCAAGACTGCGGCgctccccctcttcttcccacGGTCAGGgtcgtccgtcgtctccgcgtcAACAAGAGCCTGTACCGAAGCCTGTCGGCCGCGGCGCTCCGAGTCCTCTTCGAGAGCCTGGTGGACCTGACGGTGGTGTGCTATCAACCCTGGCGAGGCGTGGACGTCCAGGGGCAGAGGGCGCGAGACGACGCGAACACGGCCTTGTTCCGGACCCTGGGACCGTCCGCCTGCGGCGTCCACCTCTGGGAAGCGCAATCACCGGAGCTGCACGGCGACAAGTACAGGCCCAAGCCGCCGAACGCGAAGCTCGTGGACGCGGTGGTAGAAGCGAGCTATCGACTCCGGGACGTGACGATATACcacgccatcgacggcgccgacttCTTCCGGCTGGCGTCTGCCCGGCCGACGCACCCCATGCCGGCCTGGCCGAACCTGCGCTTCCTCGTCCTGTCGTGCCGGCACCTCGCGCTATCCAGCGCGCAGTCCGAGGCGTACGACCTGCTGCTgaccgcggcgcgcgccGCGATGCGCATGCCCCGGCTGGGGTGCATGGAGCTGTGGTGGGGGGAGGTGAACGGGGGCTACATCTTTCGGTATCGGGTCGACCAGGACGCGACGACCGTCACGGTGGTCGCGACGAGCGAGGCGGCGCCCCATCCGGACGTGCTGAAGGCCTGGAGGAGGGTCGCGTACGAGAACACGCGGCACCAGCTGCAGCGGCGAGCCGTCGTGCTGAAAGCGGACGCCATGGTTTCGAGCACGGCGATATGTCGCTTCCTTTGGCTGTTCCTCTGGCTGCGGGAGTTGTTACAGGGTGACGCCAGGGAACCGTAA
- a CDS encoding UMTA protein — MTTSAVAEQELPPATASASTSTASPIQETQRVDSPSTNVAVPSADVHSPTIEADPGLEPNHDDDNDDNDSAIDSASVALSTTSLSESIFEYRRLHGRTYQATQTTEYWAPNDDQQNEGLDIIHNALLMLLDDRLYLAPIDDHPQRVLDVGTGTGIWAIDFADQHPDAEVIGTDISPIQPGWVPANLRFIIDDCLLGWTWPEDHFDFIHLRQLYGSIPDWVDLYRSAYRHLRPGGWVQNLEINAGIHSDHVDYPPDHIFHEWGRVFDEGGRKTGRSFTVAQGHTMRDNMEAAGFVDVVERKAKLPIHGWPRDPRLRRAGMLIQLALEESIEGFGTFLLTQILGWSRPETVVLNARMRKEIRNKANYGWCET; from the coding sequence ATGACCACCTCCGCGGTAGCCGAGCAGGAGTTACCtcccgcgacggcgtcggcgtcaacgtcgacggccagccCTATCCAAGAAACCCAGAGGGTAGACTCGCCGTCAACTAATGTTGCAGTTCCTTCGGCAGACGTTCATAGCCCAACAATCGAGGCCGACCCGGGGCTTGAACCCAatcacgacgacgacaacgacgacaacgactcCGCCATCGATTCCGCCAGCGTCGCCTTGTCCACGACGTCCTTGTCCGAGAGCATCTTCGAATACCGCAGGCTGCACGGCCGGACGTACCAGGCGACCCAGACGACCGAGTACTGGGCCCCCAACGACGACCAGCAGAACGAGGGGCTCGACATCATCCACAACGCGCTGCTCAtgctgctcgacgacagGCTGTACCTGGCCCCGATCGACGACCACCCGCAGCGCgtgctcgacgtcggcacgGGCACGGGCATCTGGGCCATCGACTTCGCCGACCAGCACCCGGACGCCGAGGTCATCGGCACCGACATCAGCCCCATTCAGCCCGGGTGGGTCCCGGCGAACCTCCGCTTCATCATTGACGACTGCCTGCTCGGGTGGACCTGGCCCGAGGACCATTTCGACTTCATCCACCTGCGGCAGCTGTACGGCAGCATCCCGGACTGGGTGGACCTGTACCGGAGCGCGTACCGCCACCTCCGGCCGGGCGGCTGGGTGCAGAACCTCGAGATCAACGCCGGGATCCACTCGGACCACGTCGACTACCCGCCGGACCACATCTTCCACGAGTGGGGCCGCGTCTTCGACGAGGGCGGGCGGAAGACGGGGCGGTCCTTCACGGTCGCGCAGGGCCACACGATGCGGGACAACATGGAAGCGGCCGGCTTCGTGGACGTGGTCGAGAGAAAGGCCAAGCTGCCGATCCACGGGTGGCCGAGGGAcccgcggctgcggcgggcGGGGATGCTGATCCAGCTGGCGCTCGAGGAGAGCATCGAGGGGTTCGGGACGTTCCTGCTGACGCAGATCCTCGGGTGGTCGCGGCCGGAGACGGTCGTCCTGAACGCGCGGATGAGGAAGGAGATCAGGAACAAGGCGAATTATGGGTGGTGCGAAACGTGA